A genomic window from Persephonella sp. includes:
- the murJ gene encoding murein biosynthesis integral membrane protein MurJ gives MKKTHFVKGTLLFSSATFISRILGYLRDATIAYVFGANPLTDAFFVAWRIPNTLRQLVAEGSFNAAFIPIYTQLNKNDPEYAKKFASSMFSFYTLILAAITVISIVFAKYIVVLIAPGLAEKGTLDTAASLLKIVFPYLVLVGWVSFFMALLNTRDRFFIPAVSPALLNLSFIFFALLLSDRYGIYALAYGAIVGGVLQVVLQIPLLIKEKMMPSVSFEFLPEIKETIKRLAPAFASFGVSQFGFVVDTIIASFLIGGAISYLYYANRIFQLPIGLFAIGLGNALLVSLSRHFSEENIKEFNKDLNNGLRFAFFISIPAVVGMIVLGQEIIKILFERGAFSQKDGLWTYYALVGYSIGLVGYAASRPLKSAFFAMGNTKIPLYSTIVGVLVSIILAIIFGFILNWGVFGLAFASSIGGIMSFVYLYLISKFEIDKKEVFETILKSVLSAVLMAAAVFGVKFLAENLYIQVFGGITIAIIVYFGVAYLLKENSVLMLKKLRK, from the coding sequence GTGAAAAAAACACATTTTGTTAAAGGAACCCTTTTATTTTCTTCTGCAACCTTTATAAGCAGGATTTTAGGCTATCTCAGGGATGCCACCATAGCTTATGTTTTCGGGGCAAATCCTTTAACAGATGCCTTTTTTGTAGCATGGAGAATTCCCAATACCCTCAGGCAGCTTGTTGCAGAAGGTAGCTTTAATGCTGCTTTTATTCCTATTTATACTCAGCTAAACAAAAATGACCCTGAATATGCAAAAAAATTTGCTTCTTCAATGTTTTCCTTTTATACACTTATACTGGCAGCTATTACCGTTATTTCTATTGTTTTTGCAAAATATATTGTCGTTCTTATTGCACCGGGGCTTGCTGAAAAGGGGACTTTAGACACAGCTGCATCACTTTTAAAAATTGTTTTTCCTTATCTGGTGCTTGTTGGATGGGTTTCATTTTTTATGGCCTTGTTGAATACAAGGGATAGATTTTTTATCCCTGCTGTATCTCCGGCATTACTTAATTTATCCTTTATATTTTTTGCGCTGCTATTATCTGATAGATATGGCATATATGCCCTTGCTTATGGGGCAATTGTAGGTGGCGTTTTGCAGGTAGTTCTCCAGATACCACTGCTAATAAAAGAAAAGATGATGCCTTCTGTATCATTTGAATTTTTACCTGAAATTAAAGAAACTATAAAAAGACTTGCTCCTGCTTTTGCATCCTTTGGTGTCAGTCAGTTTGGATTTGTGGTTGATACCATTATTGCATCATTTTTGATTGGCGGTGCAATATCCTATCTTTATTATGCAAATAGAATTTTCCAGCTTCCTATTGGGCTGTTTGCAATAGGGCTGGGTAATGCTTTGCTTGTTTCTTTGTCAAGGCATTTTTCCGAGGAAAATATAAAGGAATTTAACAAGGATTTAAATAACGGTCTTAGATTTGCATTTTTTATATCAATCCCTGCAGTGGTAGGAATGATAGTTCTGGGACAGGAAATTATAAAAATTCTGTTTGAAAGGGGTGCATTTTCCCAAAAAGATGGTCTGTGGACTTATTATGCCCTTGTTGGATACTCAATAGGGCTGGTAGGATATGCTGCGTCAAGGCCGCTAAAAAGTGCATTCTTTGCTATGGGCAATACAAAAATTCCCCTTTATTCAACTATTGTAGGTGTTCTGGTCAGTATTATTCTTGCAATTATTTTTGGTTTTATTCTTAACTGGGGAGTGTTTGGTCTTGCATTTGCTTCATCAATTGGCGGAATAATGAGTTTTGTTTATTTATATCTAATCTCAAAATTTGAAATTGATAAAAAGGAAGTTTTTGAAACCATTTTAAAATCTGTTTTGTCTGCTGTTTTGATGGCAGCTGCCGTGTTTGGTGTAAAATTTTTAGCAGAAAATCTGTATATTCAGGTTTTTGGTGGAATAACCATTGCAATTATAGTTTATTTTGGTGTGGCCTATCTGCTAAAGGAAAATTCTGTTTTAATGCTTAAAAAACTCAGGAAATAA
- a CDS encoding septal ring lytic transglycosylase RlpA family protein has translation MRIFLLGLALIFLFSCAEKKHYHYHSKCPSTFKGLASYYGKKFHGRRTASGEIYNMYKYTAAHRYLPFGTILLVKNLKNGRTVKVRINDRGPFVRGRVIDLSYAAAKKLRMLRAGVVPVIVRVLRCGR, from the coding sequence ATGAGGATTTTTTTATTAGGTTTAGCCCTTATCTTTCTGTTTTCCTGTGCAGAAAAGAAGCATTACCATTATCATAGTAAATGCCCTTCTACGTTTAAAGGACTGGCCTCCTATTATGGCAAAAAATTCCATGGCAGAAGAACCGCCAGTGGTGAGATTTATAATATGTATAAATACACTGCAGCCCATAGATATCTGCCCTTTGGGACAATATTACTGGTAAAAAATTTAAAAAATGGTAGAACGGTAAAAGTTAGGATTAATGATAGGGGACCCTTTGTAAGAGGAAGGGTTATTGACCTGTCCTATGCTGCTGCCAAAAAATTAAGAATGCTAAGGGCAGGGGTTGTTCCCGTAATCGTTAGAGTTCTAAGGTGCGGCAGGTGA
- the der gene encoding ribosome biogenesis GTPase Der — MFRVAIVGRPNVGKSSLFNRIIGKRKAIVEDIPGVTRDRVVAKTEWLGVPFEVVDTGGYIEGDEDKFAPYIRKQIEKELDLSDLFIFVVDGKEGLTPTDKDIAKILHKTKKPVLVAVNKIDDPSHEDRIYEFYELGFDKVFPVSSIQKYGVGDLLDEVVKHIPDYEVEAAKEEIKQEKKEKDEVIKVAIVGKPNAGKSSLLNAILGEERAVVSNIPGTTRDVIDTLFEWNGHKFLFLDTAGLRKKSKVDYGIEFFSVGRTLEALKRADVVVHVIDAKEGATEQDTKIAHLIQKYSKPAIIVINKIDTLPQRKEVLNRIKNQVRERLYFLPYAPIVLTSAKQKRGIKQLLQEIVEVYNQAWKRVGTGQLNRALQQILSLRQPPAYRGKPLKIYYATQLEGKPPCFLMFVNYPEGFKEHYVRFLENNLREILGFEKAPIKLIFRGRDRE, encoded by the coding sequence ATGTTTAGAGTAGCCATTGTCGGAAGACCTAATGTCGGTAAGTCTTCCCTTTTTAACAGGATAATAGGAAAAAGAAAGGCAATAGTGGAAGATATCCCCGGTGTAACCCGGGATAGAGTTGTTGCAAAAACCGAATGGCTTGGTGTGCCTTTTGAAGTTGTTGATACAGGCGGATACATAGAAGGAGATGAGGATAAATTTGCACCTTATATTAGAAAACAGATTGAAAAAGAGCTTGATTTATCTGACCTGTTTATATTTGTTGTTGATGGGAAAGAAGGCTTAACACCGACAGACAAAGATATAGCAAAAATACTCCACAAAACAAAAAAACCTGTTTTGGTAGCGGTAAACAAAATTGATGACCCTTCTCATGAGGACAGGATTTATGAATTTTATGAGCTTGGATTTGATAAGGTTTTTCCTGTTTCATCTATCCAGAAATACGGCGTTGGAGATTTGCTTGATGAGGTTGTGAAACATATACCTGATTATGAAGTAGAAGCTGCCAAAGAGGAAATAAAACAAGAGAAAAAAGAAAAAGATGAGGTCATAAAAGTTGCTATTGTAGGAAAACCAAATGCCGGAAAATCTTCACTATTAAATGCAATTTTAGGAGAGGAAAGGGCAGTAGTATCAAACATTCCCGGAACAACAAGAGATGTTATTGACACCCTTTTTGAATGGAATGGACATAAATTTCTTTTCCTTGACACAGCAGGACTAAGAAAAAAGTCCAAAGTTGATTACGGAATAGAATTTTTCAGCGTAGGAAGGACCCTTGAGGCATTAAAAAGAGCAGATGTTGTTGTTCATGTTATAGATGCAAAAGAAGGAGCAACAGAGCAGGACACTAAAATAGCCCATCTTATACAAAAGTATTCAAAACCAGCTATTATCGTAATAAACAAAATTGATACACTCCCTCAGCGAAAAGAAGTTTTAAACAGAATAAAAAATCAGGTTAGAGAGAGATTATATTTTCTGCCTTATGCTCCGATAGTTTTAACCTCAGCAAAGCAGAAAAGAGGAATAAAACAGCTGCTTCAAGAAATAGTTGAGGTTTATAATCAGGCATGGAAAAGGGTTGGAACAGGGCAGCTTAACAGGGCACTACAGCAAATCTTATCCCTCAGACAACCACCGGCATATAGAGGAAAGCCTCTCAAGATTTACTATGCAACACAGCTTGAAGGGAAACCCCCTTGCTTCCTTATGTTCGTAAACTATCCGGAAGGCTTCAAAGAACATTATGTCAGATTTCTGGAAAATAACCTTAGAGAAATACTTGGCTTTGAAAAAGCACCTATTAAATTAATATTTAGAGGTAGAGATAGAGAATAA
- a CDS encoding alpha/beta fold hydrolase, with protein MKIKKIFIHGWSFSSQIWKGFFDIPDSQFIDLPFHGQNKDYTGQNIMENFSEDIYHQIQKSQEEVVLIGWSLGASISVLTALKKPSNLKKLVLIGFSPKFKDKNLGHNPVFVKAFMVALKVDFSDTIYNFRKTAAGDTFRDIPLPEKEGSIKLLREFIELDLTQKMKDIPIPAYLIHGKKDKIINYQGSVFASQQIKNSQLYLTNSNHAPFLEKNTQDLIKNIIS; from the coding sequence TTGAAGATTAAAAAGATATTTATCCACGGCTGGAGCTTTTCCTCTCAGATATGGAAAGGGTTTTTTGATATCCCAGATAGCCAGTTTATAGACCTTCCATTCCACGGTCAGAATAAAGACTACACAGGCCAAAACATAATGGAAAATTTTTCAGAGGATATATACCATCAGATACAAAAATCACAGGAAGAAGTTGTTTTAATAGGCTGGTCACTGGGTGCTTCAATATCCGTTTTAACAGCGTTAAAAAAACCATCAAATTTGAAAAAGCTTGTCTTAATCGGATTTTCTCCTAAATTCAAAGACAAAAATCTGGGACACAATCCTGTTTTTGTAAAGGCCTTTATGGTCGCACTAAAGGTTGATTTCTCGGATACGATTTACAACTTTCGTAAAACAGCTGCAGGGGATACATTTAGAGATATTCCATTGCCGGAGAAAGAAGGCAGTATTAAACTGTTGCGGGAATTTATAGAGCTGGATTTGACACAAAAAATGAAGGATATTCCTATCCCAGCTTATTTAATCCACGGCAAAAAAGACAAAATAATCAATTATCAGGGTAGCGTTTTTGCCTCACAGCAGATTAAAAACTCTCAGCTTTATCTGACAAATTCTAACCATGCACCATTTTTGGAAAAGAATACACAAGATTTGATAAAAAATATTATTTCCTGA
- a CDS encoding 6-carboxyhexanoate--CoA ligase gives MKLFSIKLRASLEGKHVSGAERIVPEEKIEQTLSNLYNRVASKEHDDINIKIQSVKEKPLIVEKTLPIEELQFDDYIEANQKAIRLLKEVTGLSEKKLKQLITLIHSGAAPDGSNMRGAMIVNLEGERIEKDSFRGVRTTDVDFMDREKVVQKLLQKGWTERTADALALATKNMLHPDIVAEYCISDEPDYLTGYVATKEKYYRFTPLKEKGNTKGGRIYFVKNQVDIDSLYKFLQETPVLIKDVK, from the coding sequence ATGAAACTTTTTAGTATAAAACTTAGGGCTTCCTTAGAGGGAAAGCATGTTTCAGGAGCCGAAAGGATAGTTCCTGAAGAAAAAATTGAGCAAACCCTGTCCAATTTATATAATCGTGTTGCTTCAAAAGAACACGATGATATAAATATAAAAATCCAGTCTGTAAAAGAAAAACCTTTAATAGTAGAAAAAACACTGCCAATAGAAGAACTACAGTTTGATGATTATATTGAGGCTAACCAAAAGGCTATTCGGCTCTTAAAGGAAGTAACAGGATTATCTGAAAAAAAGCTCAAACAACTTATCACTCTAATACACTCTGGAGCTGCACCTGACGGCAGTAATATGCGTGGAGCCATGATAGTAAATTTAGAAGGAGAAAGAATAGAAAAAGATAGTTTCAGGGGAGTGAGGACAACAGATGTGGATTTCATGGACAGGGAAAAGGTAGTTCAGAAACTTTTACAAAAAGGCTGGACAGAAAGAACAGCAGATGCTTTAGCCTTAGCCACGAAAAATATGCTTCATCCTGATATAGTTGCAGAATACTGTATATCAGATGAGCCTGATTATCTGACCGGCTATGTAGCGACAAAGGAAAAATATTACAGATTTACCCCCCTGAAAGAAAAAGGAAACACAAAAGGCGGCAGGATATATTTTGTAAAAAATCAGGTTGATATAGATAGTCTTTATAAATTTTTGCAGGAAACTCCGGTTTTAATCAAAGATGTTAAATAA